In Novosphingobium sp. MMS21-SN21R, a single genomic region encodes these proteins:
- a CDS encoding Ppx/GppA family phosphatase: MTDIPQQGRAFAWDKARAIIDIGSNTVRLVIYGGPPRAPVTLLNEKVSAKLGKGVAENGKLAGKAVANVLSALARYKALIDLGGVRRVDVVATAAVRDASNGAAFLDKVRELGFEPRLLSGVEEAETSATGVIGAFPDARGIVGDMGGGSFELVDVADGATSHGVTLPLGSLRLPALRAGDDRVFVRKVGTMLAKADWAAEPGVTLYLVGGSMRAFARAAMVRLGSPLEDTHGYTLDAAQALAVARQLMRRGQVLQPVDGVSSGRLASIPDTAALLAVLVRHLQPGRLVFSSWGLREGVLFGSLPDDVQAQDPLVAGVGEFVGALGVLPQQAEATARWMAQAVPVGNGGLAQAAIMLCLAAGRVEPNLRRDLACDWGLRKRWVGVSSEGRAMLAAALHANAGKQALPNDIATLASPEMLAQARGWGLATRLCRRFGAGAQAVLEGSALISDGGRLSLACQPAIAPLLQDSAKRDLAALAGHLRLQES, from the coding sequence GTGACTGACATACCCCAGCAAGGCCGGGCGTTCGCCTGGGACAAGGCGCGTGCGATTATCGACATAGGCTCCAACACGGTGCGGTTGGTGATCTATGGCGGGCCGCCGCGCGCACCCGTGACGCTGCTCAACGAGAAAGTCTCGGCCAAGCTGGGCAAAGGTGTGGCCGAGAATGGCAAGCTGGCGGGCAAGGCTGTAGCCAATGTGCTGAGCGCCCTCGCCCGCTACAAGGCACTGATCGATCTGGGCGGTGTTCGCCGGGTAGACGTGGTGGCGACGGCTGCAGTGCGCGATGCGTCGAACGGCGCGGCGTTTCTTGACAAGGTGCGGGAACTGGGTTTCGAGCCGCGCCTGCTTTCGGGCGTCGAGGAAGCCGAGACGAGCGCGACGGGTGTGATCGGCGCGTTTCCCGATGCGCGCGGGATCGTCGGCGACATGGGCGGCGGCAGTTTCGAACTGGTCGATGTTGCAGATGGCGCGACGAGCCATGGCGTGACCCTGCCGCTGGGTTCGCTACGCTTGCCCGCCTTGCGCGCCGGGGATGACCGGGTGTTTGTGCGCAAGGTCGGCACCATGCTGGCCAAGGCGGACTGGGCCGCAGAGCCGGGCGTGACGCTTTACCTTGTCGGCGGATCGATGCGCGCCTTTGCGCGCGCGGCGATGGTGCGGCTGGGTTCGCCGCTCGAGGATACGCATGGCTATACGCTCGATGCGGCACAGGCACTGGCCGTCGCCCGGCAGTTGATGCGGCGCGGGCAGGTGCTGCAACCGGTTGACGGTGTTTCGTCGGGCCGCCTTGCCAGCATTCCCGACACGGCGGCCCTGCTCGCGGTGCTGGTGCGGCACCTTCAGCCGGGGCGGCTGGTGTTCTCGTCGTGGGGTCTGCGCGAAGGCGTGCTGTTTGGCTCTTTGCCCGATGACGTTCAGGCGCAGGACCCGCTTGTGGCAGGGGTAGGCGAGTTCGTCGGGGCGCTGGGCGTATTGCCTCAGCAGGCTGAGGCGACCGCGCGGTGGATGGCGCAGGCGGTGCCGGTGGGCAATGGCGGGCTGGCACAGGCGGCTATCATGCTCTGCCTTGCCGCAGGGCGGGTCGAGCCGAACCTGCGGCGCGATCTTGCGTGTGACTGGGGCCTGCGCAAGCGCTGGGTCGGCGTGAGCAGCGAGGGTCGGGCAATGCTTGCTGCCGCGCTTCACGCCAATGCCGGGAAACAGGCGCTACCGAACGACATTGCCACGCTGGCCTCGCCCGAAATGCTGGCGCAGGCGCGCGGCTGGGGTCTTGCGACGCGGCTTTGTCGCCGCTTTGGTGCCGGCGCGCAGGCCGTTCTGGAGGGCAGCGCGCTTATTTCGGACGGGGGGCGGCTCTCGCTGGCCTGCCAACCAGCCATCGCACCCTTGCTGCAGGACAGCGCCAAGCGCGATCTTGCGGCATTGGCGGGCCATCTGAGGCTGCAGGAAAGCTGA
- a CDS encoding DNA polymerase Y family protein, with protein sequence MALWFPFLPADRLRIQEGTTGAPPDAPLVLVAKVRGALRLQAVSAQAQALGIAAGLTLADARAMHPDLLVADMDEAADRHWLQRLAEHCIGWSPRVATMPADGIVVDIAGSEHLFGGEAGLVVQAEDAFTAIGMNLRVALASTAQGALALARHAPLPISDERQALRALPVLALELDGDATLALRRAGLKTVGDVATRPAASIAARFGMDAVTALRRVMGDEHAPIDPLAQPEPLHFERRFAEPVALQASIAACFLDLLREAARAMQERDLGGRRFVLTLFRSDGARHRLAIETGLPTRDPAPVLRLFDERIAALSDPLDPGFGYDRITLFLPVTEPLSASQPALDGSEKDAAALADLIDRLSTRLGPASLCQLVPQDSHIPEQMQLALPAIHDRKPVRWPAPTEGEPPLRPLFLFDPPQPVEVIAEVPDGPPHRFRWKRKLLEVRLYEGPERIASQWWRRKGGEAPGKGGLTRDYYRVEDARGRRYWIFRHGLYEEKPDPNWYVHGLFA encoded by the coding sequence ATGGCGCTGTGGTTTCCGTTCCTGCCCGCAGATCGGCTGCGGATACAGGAGGGGACGACCGGCGCGCCGCCTGACGCACCCCTGGTGCTTGTTGCCAAAGTGCGCGGTGCCTTGCGGCTGCAGGCGGTAAGCGCGCAGGCACAGGCCCTGGGAATCGCCGCGGGGCTGACCCTGGCCGACGCCCGGGCCATGCATCCCGACCTGCTCGTGGCCGACATGGACGAGGCGGCTGACCGCCACTGGCTACAGCGCCTTGCCGAGCATTGCATCGGCTGGTCCCCCCGCGTCGCCACCATGCCGGCCGATGGCATCGTGGTGGACATTGCCGGAAGCGAGCATCTGTTCGGGGGCGAGGCGGGCCTTGTCGTTCAGGCAGAGGACGCCTTCACAGCCATCGGGATGAACCTGCGCGTGGCCTTGGCCTCGACCGCGCAAGGCGCGCTGGCGCTCGCCCGCCATGCGCCCCTGCCCATCAGCGATGAACGGCAGGCCCTGCGCGCACTACCGGTGCTGGCGCTGGAACTGGACGGCGACGCCACGCTGGCGCTGCGCCGGGCAGGATTGAAGACCGTCGGCGATGTCGCCACGCGCCCTGCGGCCAGCATCGCCGCGCGCTTCGGGATGGATGCGGTCACCGCGCTGCGCCGCGTGATGGGCGATGAGCACGCCCCGATCGATCCGCTGGCACAGCCCGAACCGCTGCATTTCGAGCGCCGCTTTGCCGAACCGGTGGCGCTTCAGGCCAGCATCGCCGCCTGCTTCCTCGATCTGTTGCGCGAGGCTGCCCGCGCGATGCAGGAGCGTGATCTTGGCGGGCGGCGCTTTGTCCTGACGCTGTTCCGCAGCGATGGCGCCCGCCACCGCCTCGCAATCGAGACAGGCCTGCCCACGCGCGATCCGGCGCCGGTGCTGCGATTGTTCGACGAACGCATCGCCGCGCTGTCCGATCCGCTCGACCCCGGCTTCGGCTATGACCGTATCACCCTGTTCCTGCCGGTGACCGAGCCGCTTTCCGCCAGCCAGCCCGCGCTTGACGGCAGCGAGAAGGATGCCGCCGCGCTGGCCGACCTGATCGACCGGCTGAGCACGCGGCTCGGCCCTGCCAGCCTGTGCCAGCTGGTCCCGCAGGACAGCCACATCCCTGAACAGATGCAGCTTGCCCTGCCCGCGATCCATGACCGCAAGCCGGTCCGCTGGCCCGCACCGACGGAAGGCGAACCACCGCTGCGCCCGCTATTCCTGTTCGATCCGCCCCAGCCCGTCGAAGTCATCGCCGAAGTGCCCGACGGACCGCCGCATCGCTTCCGCTGGAAGCGCAAGTTGCTCGAAGTGCGGCTTTACGAGGGGCCGGAACGCATCGCCTCGCAGTGGTGGCGGCGCAAGGGCGGCGAAGCCCCCGGCAAGGGTGGGCTGACCCGCGACTACTACCGGGTCGAGGACGCGCGCGGACGGCGCTACTGGATCTTCCGGCACGGGCTCTATGAGGAAAAGCCCGATCCTAACTGGTATGTGCACGGGCTGTTCGCATGA
- a CDS encoding glutamine amidotransferase: MKRALIIRHVPYEGVAGYRAPIEAAGYDVDRIDVSDPAFSALDLREPDLLIMMGGPMGVYEQDRHPWITCQLRRLRQRLEAERPTLGVCFGAQMIAAALGSDVYAGPVKEVGFHPVTIHPNAAASPLQHLAEVPVLHWHGDTFALPEGTELLASSHIYDHQAFRRGPNLLALQFHAEMGEDERFNAWIEEWPESVIEAGGTEADLREAHDRLGPQAVAAGRQMIAQWLAELPA; this comes from the coding sequence ATGAAACGCGCACTGATCATTCGCCACGTTCCTTATGAAGGCGTTGCAGGCTATCGCGCGCCGATCGAGGCGGCGGGCTATGACGTGGACCGGATCGACGTCAGCGATCCCGCATTTTCCGCGCTCGATCTGCGCGAACCCGATCTGCTGATCATGATGGGCGGGCCGATGGGGGTCTACGAACAGGACCGCCACCCCTGGATCACCTGCCAGCTCCGTCGCCTGCGCCAGCGGCTCGAAGCCGAGCGGCCTACGCTCGGCGTCTGCTTCGGCGCGCAGATGATCGCCGCCGCGCTCGGCTCGGATGTCTATGCAGGACCGGTGAAGGAAGTCGGCTTCCACCCCGTCACGATTCACCCCAACGCGGCTGCCAGCCCGCTCCAGCACTTGGCCGAAGTGCCCGTGCTGCACTGGCACGGCGATACTTTCGCGCTGCCCGAAGGCACCGAACTGCTGGCATCGAGCCACATCTACGATCATCAGGCCTTCCGCCGCGGCCCCAACCTGCTTGCGCTGCAATTCCACGCCGAAATGGGCGAGGACGAGCGCTTCAACGCGTGGATCGAGGAATGGCCCGAATCGGTGATAGAAGCAGGCGGCACCGAAGCCGACTTGCGTGAGGCCCACGACCGGCTTGGCCCGCAGGCCGTGGCGGCAGGCCGCCAGATGATCGCGCAATGGCTCGCGGAACTTCCCGCCTGA
- a CDS encoding RNA degradosome polyphosphate kinase: protein MSSTEHRADQGSLPPVQERFFNRELSWLAFNRRVLAEAVNPDYPLLERLRFLSISGSNLDEFMMVRVAGIAGQVRRQIDELSIDGKTPQQQLGGLLDAVKDLVDAQQDVLAGLSGDLAKAGIRLIDNDAFTRAEADWLRDYFEEHVVPVLTPQAIDPAHPFPFIANQGTGILFQMQRIADGAAVSEMILIPPALPRFVRLPGEKGSWIGIEELVRRHATLLFPGFRILGHGVFRVLRDSDIELEEDAEDLVRYYRTAIQRRRRGKVILLHLQDEFDADAEALLRRQLRLDHALVIKSRGLLAMSGLATVVDEDRQDLKFDPYNPRYPERVLEHDGDCFSAIREKDLVIHHPYESFEVVIDFLRQAAADPDVVAIKQTLYRAGKQSAVIAALITAAEAGKSVTAVVELKARFDEEQNLMWAAQLERAGVQVIYGFVDWKTHAKVSLVVRREGGGYRTYCHFGTGNYHPVTARIYTDLSFFTADPRMGRDAGQLFNFVTGYVEPKHTELLAISPINLREKLYECIDREIALAGKGRPATIWAKLNQLTDPDLIDRLYHASRAGVEVRLVVRGICCLKPGVPGLSETIEVKSIIGRFLEHSRIWAFGNGARMPNKRARVFISSADGMSRNMGRRVEVLVPVKNPTVHDQILDQVMLANLLDTEQSWALHSDGDYVRFEKGEQPFNLHRYFMTNPSLSGRGAALSSGRKVPKLALRRGVAHRG, encoded by the coding sequence ATGTCGTCTACTGAACATCGCGCCGATCAAGGTAGCTTGCCGCCGGTACAGGAACGGTTTTTCAACCGCGAACTAAGCTGGCTTGCGTTCAACCGCCGTGTGCTGGCCGAGGCGGTCAATCCGGATTACCCGCTGCTCGAACGCCTGCGCTTCCTGTCGATCAGCGGCAGCAATCTTGACGAGTTTATGATGGTGCGCGTGGCGGGGATCGCCGGGCAGGTGCGTCGCCAGATCGACGAGCTTTCGATTGACGGCAAGACGCCGCAGCAGCAGCTCGGCGGGCTGCTCGATGCCGTGAAGGATCTGGTTGACGCTCAACAGGACGTGCTTGCCGGCCTGTCCGGGGATCTGGCCAAGGCGGGCATTCGGCTGATCGACAACGATGCCTTCACCCGGGCCGAGGCCGACTGGCTGCGCGATTATTTTGAAGAGCATGTCGTCCCGGTGCTGACGCCACAGGCGATCGACCCGGCACATCCCTTCCCGTTCATCGCCAATCAGGGCACCGGCATCCTGTTCCAGATGCAGCGCATTGCCGATGGTGCGGCGGTAAGCGAGATGATCCTGATCCCGCCCGCCCTGCCGCGCTTCGTGCGCCTGCCGGGCGAGAAAGGGTCCTGGATCGGGATCGAGGAACTGGTGCGTCGCCATGCGACGCTGCTGTTCCCCGGCTTCCGCATTCTGGGCCACGGTGTGTTCCGCGTGCTGCGTGACAGCGATATCGAGCTTGAGGAAGATGCCGAGGATCTGGTGCGCTATTACCGCACGGCGATCCAGCGGCGGCGGCGCGGCAAGGTGATCCTGCTGCACCTCCAGGACGAATTCGATGCTGACGCCGAAGCGCTGCTGCGCCGGCAGTTGCGGCTGGATCATGCGCTGGTGATCAAGAGCCGGGGCCTGCTGGCGATGAGCGGGCTTGCCACCGTAGTTGACGAAGACCGCCAGGATCTGAAGTTCGATCCCTACAACCCGCGCTATCCCGAGCGCGTGCTGGAGCATGACGGCGATTGCTTCTCGGCGATCCGCGAGAAGGATCTGGTGATTCATCACCCATACGAGAGCTTCGAGGTGGTGATCGATTTCCTGCGTCAGGCAGCGGCGGACCCTGACGTGGTGGCGATCAAGCAGACGCTCTATCGCGCGGGCAAGCAGTCGGCGGTGATCGCCGCGCTGATCACGGCGGCCGAAGCGGGCAAGTCGGTGACGGCCGTGGTGGAACTGAAAGCTCGCTTCGACGAAGAGCAGAACCTGATGTGGGCCGCGCAGCTTGAGCGCGCAGGCGTGCAGGTGATCTACGGTTTCGTCGACTGGAAAACCCACGCCAAGGTCAGTCTGGTGGTGCGGCGCGAAGGCGGGGGCTATCGCACCTACTGCCACTTCGGCACGGGCAACTATCACCCGGTCACCGCGCGCATCTATACCGACCTGTCGTTCTTCACCGCCGATCCGCGCATGGGCCGTGATGCGGGGCAGCTGTTCAACTTCGTCACCGGCTATGTCGAGCCGAAGCATACCGAGCTGCTGGCGATCAGCCCGATCAACTTGCGCGAAAAGCTCTACGAATGCATCGACCGCGAGATCGCGCTCGCGGGCAAGGGCCGCCCGGCAACGATCTGGGCCAAGCTCAACCAGCTGACCGATCCCGACCTGATCGACCGGCTTTATCACGCGAGCCGGGCCGGGGTCGAAGTGCGGCTGGTTGTGCGTGGGATCTGTTGTCTCAAGCCCGGCGTGCCGGGGCTTTCCGAGACGATCGAAGTTAAATCGATCATCGGGCGCTTTCTTGAACACAGCCGCATCTGGGCCTTTGGCAATGGCGCGCGCATGCCGAACAAGCGGGCAAGGGTATTCATCTCCTCGGCAGATGGCATGAGCCGCAACATGGGCCGGCGCGTCGAAGTGCTGGTGCCGGTGAAGAACCCGACGGTGCATGATCAGATCCTCGATCAGGTCATGCTCGCCAACCTGCTCGACACCGAGCAGAGTTGGGCGCTTCACAGCGATGGTGACTATGTGCGCTTCGAAAAGGGCGAGCAGCCGTTCAATCTGCACCGCTATTTCATGACCAACCCATCGCTCTCCGGGCGCGGGGCAGCGCTTTCCAGTGGACGAAAAGTCCCCAAGCTTGCGCTGCGGCGCGGCGTGGCCCACCGTGGCTGA
- a CDS encoding error-prone DNA polymerase has protein sequence MTAPLPFAALPFAELVAATNYSFLRGASHPAQMVGTAHHLGMAGLGIADRNTVAGVVRAHVARKALTDKLGKPVGDFRLVVGARLVFADGTPDVVAYPATRHGWSRLTRLLTLGNRRTEKGDCTLRLPDLLDHADDLLLIATGTDRTVVEQLAQALPGAVWLAVTMPRGGADARRLAEAKALGAACDVPLLATCDALYDHPATRPLHDVLTCIREGTTIAAAGRRLLANAERHLKPPAEMARLFRACPEAIAATTEVLSRITFTLDELHYEYPREPVPAGWQSQDWLEHLVLEGGRALLPEGLPPKYRAVLDEEFTLIRQKNYACYFLTVHDIVAHARSLDPPILCQGRGSAANSLVCYFLGITPVDPVREKLLFSRFLSEKRDEPPDIDVDFEHERREEIMQYIYARYGRERAGIAATVIHYRPRSAIREVGKVLGLTEDVTTRLTSTIWGNWGDDVPEERVAEAGLDLANPMIARLKALIDQLLTFPRHLSQHVGGFVLTETRLDELVPIHNAAMPDRTFIEWDKDDIDALGLMKVDVLALGMLTAIRKSFGLLREHGLGDYGLHNVPLEDPATYKMLQRGDSIGTFQVESRAQIAMLPRMKPRELYDLVIQVAIVRPGPIQGGMVHPYLRRRCGEEKVVFPSPAPPHDPNELREVLGKTLGVPLFQEQAMKLAIVAAKFTPAQADGLRRAMATFRNHGTVHNYEALLVEGMVARGYERDFAERCYLQIKGFGEYGFPESHAQAFGWLAYVSSWLKCRHPAVFTCALLNSQPMGFYAPAQLVRDAQEHAVEVRAVDVNASHWDCTLEGPAGTKLALRLGFARINGFREGWAADIVEARQQGDFVSAEDLARRATLPAAALRKLADADAFGSLSQSRRDALWEVRRTPATQLPLFAFADAPELGQEAAADLPAMTLPEEVVADYQTARLSLKGHPMQFLRETLAREGIRTCAEANLTRDGRKISIAGVVLTRQRPGKGNAVFITIEDETGVVNALLWSRDLEKQRRAVMAARLMLIEGEIQKSTEGVVHLMAARIIDRTAMLDRLAEEDRMTTQTSRGDEIEHPQRPREIPPRHGHPRNVRILPRSRDFH, from the coding sequence ATGACAGCGCCCCTGCCTTTTGCCGCACTGCCTTTTGCCGAACTCGTGGCCGCCACCAATTACAGCTTCCTGCGCGGCGCGTCGCATCCGGCGCAGATGGTCGGGACCGCGCATCACCTCGGCATGGCCGGGCTTGGCATTGCCGATCGCAACACCGTGGCGGGCGTTGTGCGCGCGCATGTCGCCCGAAAAGCCCTGACCGACAAGCTCGGCAAGCCTGTGGGCGATTTCCGGCTGGTGGTCGGCGCGCGGCTGGTCTTTGCCGATGGCACACCGGACGTGGTTGCCTATCCCGCCACCCGCCACGGCTGGAGCCGGCTCACGCGGTTGCTGACGCTGGGCAACCGCCGCACCGAGAAGGGTGATTGCACGCTCCGCCTGCCCGATCTGCTCGATCATGCCGACGATCTGCTGCTGATTGCCACTGGCACCGACCGCACCGTGGTCGAACAGCTGGCACAGGCGTTGCCCGGCGCCGTCTGGCTCGCAGTAACGATGCCGCGCGGCGGCGCAGATGCGCGGCGGCTGGCCGAGGCGAAGGCGTTGGGAGCCGCCTGCGATGTGCCCCTGCTCGCCACTTGCGATGCGCTCTACGATCACCCCGCCACGCGCCCCTTGCACGATGTGCTGACCTGCATCCGCGAAGGCACGACCATCGCCGCAGCGGGCCGCCGCCTGCTCGCCAATGCCGAACGCCACCTCAAACCGCCCGCAGAAATGGCACGCCTGTTCCGCGCCTGCCCCGAAGCGATTGCTGCCACCACCGAAGTGCTTTCCCGCATCACCTTCACGCTGGACGAGCTCCACTACGAATATCCCCGCGAGCCGGTGCCAGCAGGCTGGCAATCGCAGGATTGGCTGGAGCATCTGGTGCTCGAGGGCGGGCGGGCTCTGCTCCCTGAAGGACTGCCGCCGAAGTACCGCGCCGTGCTGGACGAGGAGTTCACCTTGATCCGGCAGAAGAACTACGCCTGCTATTTCCTCACCGTACACGATATCGTGGCCCACGCCCGCAGCCTCGATCCGCCGATCCTGTGCCAGGGCCGGGGCAGCGCCGCCAATTCGCTGGTCTGCTATTTCCTCGGCATCACGCCGGTCGATCCGGTCCGCGAAAAACTGCTGTTCTCGCGCTTCCTGTCCGAAAAGCGTGATGAGCCGCCCGACATCGATGTGGATTTCGAGCATGAGCGCCGCGAGGAGATCATGCAGTATATCTATGCCCGCTATGGCCGCGAACGCGCCGGCATCGCGGCCACAGTCATTCACTATCGCCCGCGCAGCGCCATCCGCGAGGTCGGCAAGGTGCTGGGCTTGACCGAGGACGTCACCACCCGGCTCACCTCGACCATCTGGGGCAATTGGGGCGACGATGTGCCCGAAGAACGCGTGGCCGAAGCCGGGCTGGACTTGGCCAACCCCATGATCGCGCGGCTGAAAGCGCTGATCGACCAGTTGCTGACCTTCCCCCGCCACCTCTCCCAGCATGTCGGCGGCTTCGTGCTGACCGAAACCCGGCTCGACGAACTGGTGCCGATCCACAATGCCGCCATGCCCGATCGCACGTTCATCGAATGGGACAAGGACGATATCGACGCGCTGGGCCTGATGAAAGTCGATGTGCTGGCGCTGGGCATGTTGACCGCCATCCGCAAGAGCTTCGGCCTGCTGCGCGAGCACGGCCTTGGCGATTACGGCCTCCACAACGTGCCGCTCGAAGATCCGGCCACTTACAAGATGCTCCAGCGCGGCGACAGCATCGGCACGTTCCAGGTCGAAAGTCGCGCCCAGATCGCCATGCTCCCGCGCATGAAGCCCAGGGAACTCTACGATCTGGTCATCCAGGTGGCGATCGTCCGCCCCGGCCCGATCCAGGGCGGCATGGTCCATCCCTATCTGCGGCGACGCTGCGGGGAGGAGAAGGTCGTCTTTCCCAGCCCCGCTCCACCGCACGATCCGAACGAACTGCGCGAGGTGCTGGGCAAGACGCTGGGCGTACCGCTGTTTCAGGAACAGGCGATGAAACTGGCCATCGTCGCTGCCAAATTCACCCCGGCGCAGGCCGACGGTCTCCGCCGCGCCATGGCCACCTTCCGCAATCACGGCACGGTGCACAATTACGAGGCGCTGCTGGTCGAAGGCATGGTGGCGCGGGGCTACGAGCGCGATTTTGCCGAACGCTGCTATCTCCAGATCAAGGGGTTCGGCGAATACGGCTTCCCGGAAAGCCACGCCCAGGCCTTTGGCTGGCTCGCCTATGTCTCGTCATGGCTGAAATGCCGCCACCCGGCAGTGTTCACTTGCGCGCTGCTCAACAGCCAGCCGATGGGCTTCTACGCCCCTGCGCAACTGGTGCGCGATGCGCAGGAACACGCGGTTGAGGTGCGTGCGGTGGATGTGAACGCCAGCCACTGGGACTGCACGCTCGAAGGACCCGCTGGCACCAAGCTTGCGCTGCGGCTGGGCTTTGCCCGGATCAACGGTTTCCGCGAAGGCTGGGCGGCGGACATCGTAGAGGCCCGCCAGCAGGGCGATTTCGTTTCGGCAGAAGACCTCGCCCGCCGCGCCACGCTTCCGGCTGCGGCGCTGCGCAAGCTGGCCGATGCCGACGCGTTCGGCTCCTTGTCGCAATCGCGCCGCGATGCGCTATGGGAAGTGCGCCGCACGCCCGCCACCCAGTTGCCGCTGTTCGCCTTTGCCGATGCCCCCGAACTCGGCCAGGAGGCTGCCGCGGACCTGCCCGCGATGACGCTGCCCGAAGAAGTGGTCGCCGATTATCAGACCGCACGCCTGTCATTGAAGGGCCACCCGATGCAGTTCCTGCGCGAGACGCTCGCCCGTGAAGGAATCCGCACGTGCGCCGAAGCCAACCTTACCCGCGATGGCCGCAAGATCAGCATCGCAGGCGTGGTCCTCACCCGCCAGCGCCCCGGCAAGGGCAACGCGGTATTCATCACGATTGAGGACGAGACCGGCGTGGTCAACGCGTTGCTGTGGTCACGCGATCTGGAAAAGCAGCGCCGCGCGGTCATGGCCGCGCGGCTGATGCTGATAGAAGGCGAGATCCAGAAAAGCACCGAAGGCGTGGTCCACCTGATGGCCGCCCGCATAATCGACCGCACCGCCATGCTCGACCGCCTTGCCGAAGAAGACCGAATGACGACGCAAACATCGCGCGGCGACGAAATCGAGCACCCCCAGCGCCCACGCGAGATCCCGCCTCGGCATGGCCACCCTCGCAATGTCAGGATACTACCACGCTCGCGCGATTTCCACTGA
- the chrA gene encoding chromate efflux transporter: MNSSSTPASFDELLRVSARIGCLSFGGPAGQIALMHREIVEERQWVSEDQFLHALNFCHLLPGPEAQQLATWIGWKLHGMRGGLAMGLLFVIPGAVVILALSMLYALAADLGWFAALFTGIKAAVLAIVVQALLRIAGRALQTRFKQVLAMTAFLALAVFSLPFPLVVLGAGALGMIVASRRPDLLGVKLSSAPPLTSPRPWGGTLRSIAVGLVIWGLPLAAVFTLLGPDHVLWQIGLFFSKLAVVTFGGAYAVLSYMAQQAVDGFGWLRPGEMADGLGLAETTPGPLIMVTQFVGYLAAFRAPEPFTPIVAGVLGAALTTWVTFVPCFMWIFALAPWIERMENARALKGGLAAITAAVVGVIANLTLWFAIHVLFRATAPWAIGPVDMAMPVLSSFDWRVGVIAALAGVLIFRMKLGIMPVLGICGLAGLMFSLV, encoded by the coding sequence ATGAACAGTTCCAGTACGCCTGCCTCCTTCGATGAACTGCTGCGCGTTTCCGCGCGGATCGGGTGCCTAAGCTTTGGCGGGCCTGCCGGACAGATCGCGCTGATGCACCGCGAGATCGTGGAGGAGCGCCAATGGGTCAGCGAAGACCAGTTCCTTCACGCGCTGAACTTCTGCCACCTGCTGCCGGGGCCGGAGGCGCAACAGCTCGCCACGTGGATCGGGTGGAAGCTGCACGGGATGCGCGGCGGCCTTGCGATGGGCCTGCTGTTCGTTATCCCCGGCGCGGTGGTTATCCTGGCGCTGTCGATGCTCTATGCGCTCGCGGCCGATCTGGGATGGTTCGCGGCGCTGTTCACCGGCATCAAGGCGGCGGTGCTGGCCATCGTCGTGCAGGCGCTGCTGCGCATTGCCGGACGCGCGCTGCAGACCCGGTTCAAGCAGGTACTGGCTATGACCGCGTTCCTTGCGCTGGCGGTGTTTTCGCTACCGTTTCCGCTGGTTGTGCTGGGCGCAGGTGCGCTCGGCATGATTGTCGCGTCACGGCGCCCAGACCTGCTCGGGGTGAAGCTTTCGAGTGCGCCGCCGCTCACCAGCCCCCGACCATGGGGCGGGACCTTGCGGTCGATTGCGGTGGGGCTGGTGATCTGGGGGCTGCCACTGGCTGCGGTATTCACCCTGCTCGGGCCGGATCACGTGCTGTGGCAGATCGGGCTGTTCTTCTCCAAGTTGGCGGTGGTGACCTTTGGCGGTGCCTATGCAGTGCTTTCCTACATGGCGCAGCAGGCGGTTGACGGCTTCGGCTGGCTGCGTCCAGGCGAGATGGCCGACGGGCTGGGCCTTGCCGAGACGACGCCGGGGCCGCTGATCATGGTCACGCAATTCGTCGGCTACCTTGCCGCGTTCCGCGCGCCTGAGCCGTTCACCCCCATCGTGGCGGGCGTGCTGGGCGCGGCGTTGACGACATGGGTGACGTTCGTGCCCTGCTTCATGTGGATATTCGCGCTCGCGCCATGGATAGAGCGTATGGAGAATGCGCGCGCGCTGAAGGGCGGGCTGGCAGCGATCACGGCAGCGGTCGTGGGCGTCATCGCCAACCTGACACTGTGGTTTGCGATCCACGTGCTGTTCCGCGCCACCGCGCCGTGGGCCATCGGCCCGGTGGACATGGCGATGCCGGTGCTGTCCAGCTTCGACTGGCGAGTAGGCGTGATAGCCGCGCTGGCGGGCGTGCTGATCTTCCGGATGAAGCTCGGGATCATGCCTGTGCTGGGTATTTGCGGGCTTGCCGGCCTGATGTTCTCGCTGGTCTAA